A genomic region of Microlunatus sagamiharensis contains the following coding sequences:
- a CDS encoding VOC family protein, translating into MDLKLELVQVPASDVDRSLAFYRDRLGFVLDVDVTPMDGMRVVQLTPPGSACSILLGTGMGEASSMTPGTQRALHLVVADVRAAREELVGRGVDVDEVVDVGGGVLYAWFRDPDGNSLALQEMPWRTGENF; encoded by the coding sequence GTGGACCTCAAGCTCGAGCTCGTCCAGGTCCCCGCGAGCGACGTCGACCGGTCCCTGGCCTTCTACCGCGACCGGCTGGGCTTCGTCCTCGACGTCGACGTCACCCCGATGGACGGCATGCGCGTCGTCCAGCTGACGCCGCCCGGGTCGGCGTGCTCGATCCTGCTCGGCACGGGCATGGGCGAGGCGTCGTCCATGACCCCGGGCACCCAGCGGGCGCTGCACCTCGTGGTCGCCGACGTCCGCGCCGCGCGCGAGGAGCTCGTCGGCCGGGGCGTGGACGTCGACGAGGTCGTCGACGTCGGCGGCGGCGTGCTCTACGCCTGGTTCCGCGACCCCGACGGCAACTCCCTCGCCCTCCAGGAGATGCCCTGGCGCACCGGCGAGAACTTCTGA
- a CDS encoding aspartate aminotransferase family protein — protein MTTTPQEATSDHAAAAGTTTPRGTDRGLAARKHLWKHFTRESAYGEGHEVPIIVRGEGAYVFDDRGRRYLDGLAGLFVVQAGHGRRVLAEAAAKQAADLAFFPLWSYAHPAAIDLAERLAHLAPGDLNRVFFTTGGGEAVESAWKLAKQYFKLSGKPGKTKVISRSVAYHGTTAGALSITGIPSAKAAYEPLVPGAFRVPNTNAYRAPDVVAGDAKAFGRWAADRIEEAILFEGADTVAAVFLEPVQNSGGCFPPPPGYFERVREICDEHDVLLVSDEVICAFGRIGSMFACDDFGYVPDIITCAKGMTSGYSPIGAMIASERLFEPFAHGTTTFSHGYTFGGHPVSAAVAMANLDIFETERLNDHVHEQAPAFRRTLERLLDLPIVGDVRGEGFFYGIELVKDKATKETFDADESERMLRGFLSGALFESGLYCRADDRGDPVIQLAPPLVCGQEQFDEMEGILRDVLARAWALI, from the coding sequence ATGACCACCACCCCGCAGGAAGCCACGAGCGACCACGCAGCCGCCGCGGGCACGACGACGCCGCGCGGCACCGACCGCGGGCTCGCCGCGCGCAAGCACCTGTGGAAGCACTTCACCCGCGAGTCGGCGTACGGCGAGGGCCACGAGGTCCCGATCATCGTGCGTGGCGAGGGGGCGTACGTCTTCGACGACCGCGGCCGGCGCTACCTCGACGGTCTCGCCGGGCTGTTCGTCGTGCAGGCGGGCCACGGGCGTCGCGTGCTCGCCGAGGCGGCGGCCAAGCAGGCGGCCGACCTCGCCTTCTTCCCGCTGTGGTCGTACGCCCACCCCGCGGCCATCGACCTCGCCGAGCGGCTCGCGCACCTGGCCCCCGGCGACCTGAACCGGGTCTTCTTCACCACCGGCGGCGGCGAGGCCGTGGAGAGCGCGTGGAAGCTGGCCAAGCAGTACTTCAAGCTGTCCGGCAAGCCGGGCAAGACCAAGGTCATCTCGCGTTCGGTGGCCTACCACGGCACCACCGCGGGCGCGCTGTCGATCACCGGCATCCCGTCGGCCAAGGCCGCGTACGAGCCGCTCGTGCCGGGGGCGTTCCGGGTTCCCAACACCAACGCCTACCGAGCGCCCGACGTGGTCGCCGGCGACGCGAAGGCGTTCGGGCGCTGGGCCGCGGACCGCATCGAGGAGGCGATCCTCTTCGAGGGCGCCGACACGGTGGCGGCGGTGTTCCTCGAGCCGGTGCAGAACTCGGGCGGCTGCTTCCCGCCGCCGCCCGGCTACTTCGAGCGGGTGCGCGAGATCTGCGACGAGCACGACGTGCTGCTGGTGTCGGACGAGGTGATCTGCGCGTTCGGGCGGATCGGGTCGATGTTCGCCTGCGACGACTTCGGCTACGTCCCCGACATCATCACCTGCGCCAAGGGCATGACCTCGGGCTACAGCCCGATCGGCGCCATGATAGCCAGCGAGCGGCTCTTCGAGCCCTTCGCGCACGGGACGACCACGTTCAGCCACGGCTACACGTTCGGCGGTCACCCCGTGTCGGCCGCGGTCGCGATGGCCAACCTCGACATCTTCGAGACCGAGCGGCTCAACGACCACGTGCACGAGCAGGCGCCCGCCTTCCGCCGGACGCTCGAGCGCCTGCTCGACCTGCCGATCGTCGGCGACGTCCGCGGCGAGGGCTTCTTCTACGGGATCGAGCTGGTCAAGGACAAGGCGACCAAGGAGACCTTCGACGCCGACGAGAGCGAGCGGATGCTGCGCGGGTTCCTGTCCGGCGCGCTCTTCGAGTCCGGCCTCTACTGCCGCGCCGACGACCGCGGCGACCCCGTCATCCAGCTCGCCCCGCCCCTGGTCTGCGGCCAGGAGCAGTTCGACGAGATGGAGGGCATCCTCCGCGACGTCCTCGCCCGTGCCTGGGCGCTGATCTAG
- a CDS encoding Lrp/AsnC family transcriptional regulator encodes MSTRGGSDRPRSQAPALDDVARRLVEMLQRDGRQSYASLATAVGLSETTVRQRVQRLVDAGVIQVVAVTDPTQVGFLRQAMIGIRVDGDPGAPLAGLEALPEVEYLVSTAGSFDLLVEVVCEDDEHLLDLLARIRRLPGVSSTEAFLYLKLHRQRYDWGTR; translated from the coding sequence GTGAGCACCCGCGGAGGGTCCGACCGCCCGAGGTCCCAGGCGCCGGCGCTCGACGACGTCGCCCGCCGGCTCGTCGAGATGCTGCAGCGCGACGGCCGCCAGTCGTACGCGTCGCTGGCCACGGCCGTCGGGCTGTCGGAGACGACGGTCCGCCAGCGCGTCCAACGCCTCGTCGACGCGGGGGTCATCCAGGTCGTCGCCGTCACCGACCCGACCCAGGTCGGGTTCCTGCGCCAGGCGATGATCGGCATCCGCGTCGACGGCGACCCCGGGGCGCCGCTGGCAGGGCTCGAGGCGCTGCCCGAGGTCGAGTACCTGGTCAGCACGGCCGGCAGCTTCGACCTGCTCGTCGAGGTCGTCTGCGAGGACGACGAGCACTTGCTCGACCTGCTGGCCCGCATCCGCCGCCTGCCCGGCGTGAGCAGCACCGAGGCCTTCCTCTACCTCAAGCTGCACCGGCAGCGCTACGACTGGGGCACGCGCTAG
- a CDS encoding APC family permease, translating to MASTVEDTVGPVGGAGAGEKGLKEGALGLVSSIVVGVASTAPAYSLAASLGYVVLVSSGDGIVGVKAPAIMLLAFLPMYFIAVAYAELNRAEPDCGTTFTWAARAFGPRSGWMGGWGIIVADIIVMANLAQIAGQYTFELFGSDLADSTLATTVVGVLWIAVMTYVCWRGLELSARIQYCLLGIELVVLVIFAVYALAQVYGASPPEGSLQPSLGWLWPSGLTLNALVTAVLIAVFIYWGWDSAVAVNEETKDPEKTPGRAAILSTLLLLATYAIVSIAMVAFAGVGDSGVGLGNPENADDIFAALGTQVFGDSGFGHVMEVLLVITVLTSASASTQTTILPTARTSLSMAAYRALPSRFAKIHPTHLTPSSSTVWMGVVSIVFYVGLTLVSENILADSIAAVGLLIAFYYGLTGFACVWFYRRTLTTSARHFVMRGLFPFLGGVSLLAAFVIACYQYAQPDFGETSIGGVGGVFVLGIGSLVLGLVLMIVWQRLHPAYFRGETLPKRAADELVLAHGGTQQPRVALPDSGEMATVISPDRSNLPPGATAVRPQDEPEP from the coding sequence ATGGCGAGCACGGTCGAGGACACGGTGGGCCCGGTGGGTGGCGCCGGTGCCGGCGAGAAGGGCCTCAAGGAGGGCGCGCTGGGACTCGTGTCCAGCATCGTCGTGGGGGTCGCCTCGACCGCCCCGGCGTACAGCCTCGCCGCGAGCCTCGGCTACGTCGTGCTGGTCTCCAGCGGCGACGGCATCGTCGGGGTCAAGGCCCCGGCGATCATGCTCCTGGCCTTCCTGCCGATGTACTTCATCGCGGTCGCCTACGCCGAGCTGAACCGCGCCGAGCCCGACTGCGGGACGACGTTCACCTGGGCGGCGCGCGCCTTCGGGCCGAGGTCCGGCTGGATGGGCGGCTGGGGGATCATCGTCGCCGACATCATCGTGATGGCGAACCTGGCCCAGATCGCCGGTCAGTACACCTTCGAGCTCTTCGGCTCCGACCTCGCCGACTCGACCCTCGCGACCACCGTCGTCGGCGTGCTGTGGATCGCGGTCATGACCTACGTCTGCTGGCGCGGGCTCGAGCTGAGCGCCCGCATCCAGTACTGCCTGCTGGGCATCGAGCTCGTCGTGCTGGTGATCTTCGCCGTGTACGCGCTCGCCCAGGTCTACGGCGCGTCGCCGCCGGAGGGTTCGCTGCAGCCCTCGCTCGGCTGGCTGTGGCCCTCGGGGCTGACGCTGAACGCCCTGGTCACGGCCGTGCTGATCGCCGTCTTCATCTACTGGGGCTGGGACAGCGCGGTCGCGGTCAACGAGGAGACCAAGGACCCGGAGAAGACGCCGGGCCGCGCCGCGATCCTGTCGACCCTGCTGCTCCTCGCGACGTACGCGATCGTGTCGATCGCCATGGTGGCTTTCGCCGGCGTCGGCGACTCGGGCGTCGGGCTGGGCAACCCGGAGAACGCCGACGACATCTTCGCCGCGCTGGGCACCCAGGTCTTCGGCGACAGCGGCTTCGGCCACGTCATGGAGGTCCTGCTCGTGATCACCGTGCTCACCTCGGCCTCGGCCTCGACGCAGACCACGATCCTGCCCACGGCGCGCACGTCGCTGTCCATGGCCGCGTACCGGGCCCTCCCGTCGCGGTTCGCCAAGATCCACCCGACCCACCTGACCCCGAGCAGCTCGACGGTCTGGATGGGCGTCGTCTCGATCGTCTTCTACGTCGGCCTGACGCTGGTCAGCGAGAACATCCTGGCCGACTCCATCGCCGCCGTCGGGCTGCTCATCGCCTTCTACTACGGCCTCACCGGCTTCGCGTGCGTGTGGTTCTACCGCCGCACGCTGACCACGAGCGCCCGCCACTTCGTGATGCGCGGGCTGTTCCCCTTCCTGGGCGGGGTCTCGCTGCTGGCCGCCTTCGTGATCGCCTGCTACCAGTACGCGCAGCCCGACTTCGGCGAGACCTCCATCGGCGGGGTCGGCGGCGTCTTCGTGCTCGGCATCGGCTCGCTCGTGCTCGGGCTCGTCCTCATGATCGTTTGGCAGCGCCTGCACCCGGCCTACTTCCGCGGGGAGACCCTGCCCAAGCGCGCGGCCGACGAGCTCGTGCTCGCGCACGGGGGCACGCAGCAGCCGCGGGTCGCCCTGCCCGACTCCGGGGAGATGGCCACCGTGATCAGCCCCGACCGGTCCAACCTTCCGCCCGGCGCGACCGCCGTCCGGCCGCAGGACGAGCCGGAGCCGTGA
- a CDS encoding CaiB/BaiF CoA transferase family protein has protein sequence MLDPEDLPLHGTVVLDFSQFLAGPVAALRLADLGARVIKVERPVTGEIGRTLAFAGRWIDGDTASFHAMNRNKEAVVADLKDAHDLALVLDLVRRADVLLHNFRPGVMERLGLDHRTVAALNPGLVYASASGYGADGPWAGRPGQDLLAQSVSALPWVSAPAERPVPVGLSLADHLLSCHIAQGVVALLLRRARTGLGGLVETSLLEGMLDLQLVGLTTRLNATTPTQEPQGEATDSSPTTVSGLFATADGWVAVTAARDALVRLLGPSSGGDEQLSGLLRARTTDAWVEALDAPGVWCSPVLTLKELLAHDAFEAVGMTQTVQRERPDAEPVPIRTTRSPIRIDGERLLSTRGAPRLGAQGRVGTSTVLTDAEVTRGG, from the coding sequence GTGCTCGACCCCGAGGACCTCCCGCTGCACGGGACCGTCGTGCTCGACTTCAGCCAGTTCCTCGCCGGACCGGTCGCGGCCCTCCGGCTCGCGGACCTCGGCGCGCGGGTGATCAAGGTCGAGCGGCCGGTGACCGGCGAGATCGGGCGCACGCTCGCCTTCGCGGGCCGCTGGATCGACGGCGACACCGCCTCCTTCCACGCGATGAACCGCAACAAGGAGGCCGTGGTCGCCGACCTCAAGGACGCCCACGACCTCGCCCTCGTGCTCGACCTCGTCCGCCGTGCCGACGTGCTGCTCCACAACTTCCGCCCCGGCGTCATGGAACGCCTCGGGCTCGACCACCGCACGGTCGCCGCGCTCAACCCCGGCCTCGTGTACGCGAGCGCGTCCGGCTACGGCGCCGACGGGCCGTGGGCCGGCCGACCCGGCCAAGACCTGCTCGCCCAGTCGGTGTCCGCGCTCCCCTGGGTCAGCGCGCCGGCTGAGCGCCCGGTGCCGGTCGGGCTCTCGCTCGCCGACCACCTGCTCAGCTGCCACATCGCCCAGGGCGTCGTGGCGCTCCTCCTGCGTCGCGCCCGGACCGGCCTCGGCGGCCTCGTGGAGACGAGCCTCCTCGAGGGCATGCTCGACCTCCAGCTCGTCGGCCTGACCACCCGGCTCAACGCCACGACACCCACGCAAGAGCCGCAGGGCGAGGCCACGGACAGCAGCCCCACCACCGTCTCCGGCCTCTTCGCGACCGCCGACGGCTGGGTCGCCGTGACCGCGGCGCGCGACGCCCTCGTACGCCTGCTCGGCCCGTCGTCCGGCGGGGACGAGCAGCTGTCGGGGCTCCTGCGCGCCCGGACCACCGACGCGTGGGTCGAGGCGCTCGACGCCCCCGGGGTGTGGTGCTCGCCGGTGCTCACGCTCAAGGAGCTGCTCGCCCACGACGCGTTCGAGGCGGTCGGCATGACGCAGACCGTGCAGCGCGAACGCCCCGACGCGGAGCCCGTGCCGATCCGGACGACCCGCAGCCCGATCCGCATCGACGGCGAGCGGCTGCTCAGCACGCGCGGCGCGCCGCGGCTGGGCGCGCAGGGCCGGGTGGGCACGAGCACGGTGCTGACCGACGCCGAGGTGACCCGTGGAGGCTGA
- a CDS encoding LacI family DNA-binding transcriptional regulator, producing MEAEGEPGSERRRTSATAAVTLSEVASRAGVSVSAVSKVLRGTAAIRVSPETRQRILDAAQELRYRPNFAARALQAARTQVLGLVVPDLTNALFTELMHGVEDGAAAHGYTVLLGRLDTDRPQTEVIARLLGEGRVDGLVLQATDGVDPDSLDQLLDPRAAVVLINSVASGRASSVTVDDVGGARTATEHLVSLGHTRIALAGGLPTSYTAQRRRRGHQEAMRAAGLVPREDHETALGYTAEQGREALRRLLRLDPRPTAVVVANVNAAIGLLAEAHAQGVDVPGELSVATVLDSWTAENTWPPLTAVRMQFYAMGERAVASVVRRLEDGAMTEEVVLDPPPELVVRGSTVPPRT from the coding sequence GTGGAGGCTGAGGGCGAGCCGGGGAGCGAGCGCAGGAGGACCAGCGCGACCGCCGCGGTGACCCTCTCCGAGGTCGCGAGCCGGGCCGGTGTCTCGGTCTCCGCGGTCTCCAAGGTCCTGCGCGGGACGGCGGCGATCCGCGTCAGCCCGGAGACGCGGCAGCGCATCCTCGACGCGGCCCAGGAGCTGCGCTACCGGCCCAACTTCGCCGCCCGGGCGCTCCAGGCGGCGCGCACCCAGGTGCTGGGGCTGGTGGTCCCCGACCTGACCAACGCCCTCTTCACCGAGCTCATGCACGGCGTGGAGGACGGTGCCGCGGCCCACGGCTACACGGTGCTGCTCGGCCGGCTCGACACCGACCGCCCCCAGACCGAGGTCATCGCCCGGCTGCTCGGCGAGGGCCGCGTCGACGGCCTGGTCCTGCAGGCCACCGACGGGGTGGACCCCGACAGCCTCGACCAGCTGCTCGACCCGCGGGCCGCCGTGGTCCTCATCAACTCCGTCGCCTCCGGGCGCGCCTCCTCGGTCACCGTCGACGACGTCGGCGGCGCTCGGACCGCCACCGAGCACCTGGTCTCCCTCGGCCACACCCGCATCGCCCTGGCCGGCGGGCTGCCGACGTCGTACACGGCTCAGCGCCGGCGCCGCGGCCACCAGGAGGCGATGCGGGCGGCCGGGCTCGTGCCGCGCGAGGACCACGAGACGGCGCTCGGCTACACCGCGGAGCAGGGCCGCGAGGCGCTGCGGCGGCTGCTCCGGCTCGACCCGCGACCGACCGCCGTGGTCGTCGCCAACGTCAACGCCGCTATCGGCCTGCTCGCCGAGGCGCACGCGCAGGGCGTGGACGTGCCCGGGGAGCTGTCGGTCGCCACCGTCCTCGACTCCTGGACCGCGGAGAACACCTGGCCGCCCCTCACCGCGGTGCGCATGCAGTTCTACGCGATGGGCGAGCGCGCGGTCGCCAGCGTGGTCCGGCGCCTCGAGGACGGGGCCATGACCGAGGAGGTGGTCCTCGACCCGCCGCCCGAGCTGGTGGTCCGCGGCTCGACGGTGCCTCCGAGGACCTGA
- a CDS encoding Gfo/Idh/MocA family protein, with protein MPPSSPAGPSGLPELEPHPGYRLVLPDHPRPVVLVGAGGIVRDAHLPAYAKAGFTVASLTDLDLDRAHALAEAYGITETYGSVADAVAHAPADAVYDVALPPEAHVGVLEALPDGAAVLLQKPLGNDLADGVRTREVCRRKGLVAAVNTQLRFAPYVAAARELIAAGTVGELYDLEVRVSVNTPWEMFPYVLDLPRLEINMHSVHYLDLVRSFLGDPTGVSAVTVRHPTKTVANTRSDIALTYGDRPVRVVVSTNHDHHFGEPYEESFVKWEGTRGAVRAQLGLLLDYPRGGEDRLEVVTDDRLDQGWRPVPFEGSWFPDAFIGSMSVLQRYLEGSIPSLPTSVDDVFRTMAVVEAAYRSAASGGEPPPYDADRITVEEGAR; from the coding sequence GTGCCGCCGTCCAGCCCCGCGGGCCCGAGCGGCCTGCCGGAGCTCGAACCGCACCCCGGCTACCGCCTCGTCCTGCCGGACCACCCCCGGCCGGTCGTGCTCGTCGGCGCCGGGGGGATCGTCCGCGACGCGCACCTGCCGGCGTACGCGAAGGCGGGCTTCACCGTCGCCAGCCTCACCGACCTGGACCTCGACCGCGCCCACGCGCTCGCGGAGGCGTACGGGATCACCGAGACGTACGGCTCGGTCGCCGACGCGGTCGCGCACGCCCCGGCCGACGCGGTCTACGACGTGGCGCTGCCGCCGGAGGCGCACGTCGGCGTGCTCGAGGCGCTGCCCGACGGCGCCGCCGTGCTGCTGCAGAAGCCGCTCGGCAACGACCTCGCCGACGGCGTCCGCACCCGCGAGGTCTGCCGTCGCAAGGGCCTCGTCGCCGCGGTCAACACCCAGCTGCGCTTCGCTCCGTACGTCGCCGCCGCGCGCGAGCTGATCGCGGCCGGGACGGTCGGCGAGCTCTACGACCTCGAGGTCCGGGTCTCGGTGAACACGCCGTGGGAGATGTTCCCCTACGTGCTCGACCTCCCCCGCCTCGAGATCAACATGCACAGCGTCCACTACCTCGACCTGGTCCGGTCGTTCCTGGGCGACCCGACCGGCGTCTCGGCGGTGACCGTCCGGCACCCGACCAAGACCGTCGCCAACACCCGCTCCGACATCGCGCTGACCTACGGCGACCGGCCGGTCCGCGTGGTCGTCTCGACCAACCACGACCACCACTTCGGCGAGCCGTACGAGGAGAGCTTCGTCAAGTGGGAGGGCACGCGCGGCGCCGTCCGCGCGCAGCTCGGCCTGCTGCTCGACTACCCGCGCGGCGGCGAGGACCGCCTCGAGGTCGTCACCGACGACCGGCTCGATCAGGGCTGGCGACCCGTGCCCTTCGAGGGATCGTGGTTCCCCGACGCGTTCATCGGCTCGATGAGCGTGCTGCAGCGCTACCTCGAGGGCTCGATCCCCTCGCTCCCGACGTCGGTCGACGACGTCTTCCGCACTATGGCCGTCGTCGAGGCGGCCTACCGCTCGGCCGCCTCCGGCGGCGAGCCACCCCCGTACGACGCTGATCGCATCACAGTCGAAGAAGG